A DNA window from Oceanispirochaeta sp. M1 contains the following coding sequences:
- a CDS encoding FAD-dependent oxidoreductase, whose amino-acid sequence MSDSKVLFQAQMIGNVRLKNRIAMAPMGVEYMTEPDGTLNRRVVDYYLERARGGVGMLICSVFKVENRVEQLEDSTPMIQEASLNYLGELCDAAHSLGCKVFVQLSAGFGRVTSPSVLRGPCRSPSENTNFWDTSILCKPLSVEEIGEIVKAMGESARLLALAGVDGIELHGHEGYLLDEFSSSLWNKRKDHYGGSLDNRLRFPIECLQEIRKNSGDSLAVIYRFGLKHYLKSPDQGALPGEKYEEVGRDIEEGRQMAQKLEEAGFDALHVDAGCYESHYWPHPPIYQKHGCMVDMAKRTKEVVSIPVIAVGRLDDAEIAQKTVEEGCADIVAIGRGLLADPLWANKLKYGDPGDIKPCIGCYEGCFEAYSRFKSISCAVNPASGRESAYRLQRADIAKNVMVIGGGVAGMEAARVAALRGHRVTLYEKTDVLGGIARQAAVPDFKNDLVRLLSWYKRELEQMGIAIKMESIVNAETPGHEKADVILMATGASPIIPGIRGAEGESVCTVVDLLKSKRVPGKRTIIIGGGLTGCEAALWLNNMGKEAVLVEMCPQLMTGGAKVPFQVRRMTLDLIARSEVEVLTGTKVSQITAEGVHVVCPDGSITEIQGDRVAFSIGMRANSDLFDELEKSGIPTYRIGDCRAPKNIMNAIWDAYELTRFI is encoded by the coding sequence GTGAGTGATTCCAAGGTACTTTTCCAGGCTCAGATGATAGGAAATGTCAGGCTTAAAAACCGCATCGCCATGGCCCCCATGGGGGTTGAGTATATGACAGAACCCGATGGAACACTCAACCGGCGTGTGGTGGATTATTATCTGGAGAGAGCCCGTGGTGGTGTGGGTATGCTTATCTGCTCTGTTTTCAAGGTGGAGAACCGGGTGGAACAACTGGAGGACAGTACTCCCATGATTCAGGAAGCCTCCCTGAACTACCTGGGAGAACTCTGTGATGCCGCTCATAGTTTGGGATGCAAAGTTTTTGTCCAGCTCAGTGCCGGATTTGGTCGGGTTACATCTCCCTCTGTCCTCAGGGGACCCTGCCGATCACCCTCCGAAAATACCAACTTCTGGGATACTTCTATTCTCTGCAAACCCCTGTCTGTCGAAGAAATCGGAGAAATCGTCAAGGCCATGGGGGAGAGTGCCCGCCTGCTGGCACTGGCCGGAGTCGATGGCATCGAACTTCATGGTCATGAGGGATATCTCCTGGATGAGTTTTCCTCTTCTCTCTGGAACAAACGGAAAGACCACTATGGGGGATCTTTAGACAACAGATTGCGATTTCCCATAGAGTGTCTTCAGGAGATACGGAAAAACAGCGGAGACAGTCTGGCCGTTATTTACCGTTTCGGACTCAAGCATTACTTGAAGAGTCCTGATCAGGGTGCCCTCCCTGGTGAAAAATATGAAGAAGTCGGACGGGATATTGAAGAGGGGCGACAGATGGCTCAAAAACTGGAAGAAGCCGGATTTGATGCCCTTCATGTAGATGCAGGCTGTTATGAGAGTCACTACTGGCCCCATCCTCCCATCTATCAAAAACATGGCTGTATGGTGGACATGGCAAAGAGGACCAAAGAGGTGGTCTCCATTCCTGTGATTGCTGTAGGACGCCTGGATGATGCTGAGATTGCTCAAAAGACTGTTGAAGAGGGCTGTGCAGATATCGTTGCCATAGGCCGGGGACTCCTGGCGGATCCCCTCTGGGCCAATAAGCTCAAGTACGGTGACCCTGGGGATATCAAACCCTGTATCGGCTGTTATGAAGGCTGTTTTGAGGCCTATTCCCGCTTTAAGAGTATCTCCTGCGCCGTCAATCCAGCCTCTGGAAGGGAGAGTGCCTACCGGCTGCAGCGTGCAGACATAGCTAAGAATGTCATGGTCATCGGCGGTGGTGTGGCCGGGATGGAAGCCGCCAGAGTCGCTGCCCTCAGGGGACACCGGGTGACTCTTTATGAAAAAACTGATGTCCTGGGAGGCATTGCCCGTCAGGCTGCGGTACCGGATTTTAAAAATGACCTTGTTCGCCTCTTAAGCTGGTATAAACGGGAGCTGGAGCAGATGGGTATCGCCATTAAGATGGAAAGCATTGTCAATGCAGAGACTCCGGGGCATGAAAAAGCCGATGTGATTCTTATGGCCACAGGGGCCTCTCCTATTATTCCGGGCATCAGGGGAGCAGAGGGAGAGTCTGTGTGTACGGTTGTGGATCTTTTAAAATCTAAAAGAGTTCCGGGAAAACGAACCATAATCATCGGGGGAGGGCTCACAGGTTGTGAGGCGGCCCTCTGGTTGAATAACATGGGAAAAGAGGCCGTTCTGGTAGAGATGTGCCCGCAGCTCATGACAGGAGGGGCCAAGGTCCCCTTTCAGGTGAGACGGATGACCCTGGACCTCATAGCCCGGTCGGAGGTCGAAGTTCTAACGGGAACTAAGGTCAGTCAAATCACAGCAGAAGGTGTCCATGTAGTCTGCCCTGATGGGAGCATCACAGAGATTCAGGGGGATAGGGTAGCCTTTTCTATAGGTATGAGAGCCAATTCCGACCTATTTGATGAGCTGGAGAAATCAGGGATTCCCACTTACAGGATAGGAGACTGCAGAGCCCCCAAAAACATCATGAATGCCATCTGGGATGCCTATGAGCTTACCCGGTTTATTTAA
- a CDS encoding flavocytochrome c has product MKTKKIKFLLLAVVSAFTLIACGQSSSEVKSAQAVISPMKAGVYTETVKGIHEGLVVEVTLTENAIKDVKIIKHAETDGVSDVALEKMPSKIVEAQSVAVDTISGATYTSKGILSAVSAAIEEAGGKVAEFMNVEADTASATSDRPVLGSPSIPKKWDMSYDVVVVGGGFAGLAATHSAQNSGADTLLIEKMPFVGGNSQINGGVYASYTSNIAADLQKELNLVPDTAEKHIEDVMMGGDYQSDIKLVKNFVYGGPFYFNLLLDNGLKVRETLTRPGGHYGYRTYTTINGVGRDIVKVQVKMVKESGATVMVRTKMTEIYRDTKGECRVVGIRVETEDGIKNIEAKKGLIITTGGFAGNIEMRSKHVPALTDALPTTNHVGATGEGIQMAQEVGANTLHMSYIQLYPFANPNTGGLDAYAVIPFSGPSSGIVYVDRYGKRYVNEGERRDVCSKAAQDTQGFSTFSIFDEKIVKFGGFIAPSQLANGIKNDRIYKADTLEELAAMINERTYQGETINMDGKDLVETIRIHNGYVKNGSDPDFGKVIDKGVMMTIDQGPFYAIPQWPSVHHTMGGVAITPKTEVQDIWGNVIPGLYAAGEVVGGVHGTNRLGSNAIPDAVSHGYISGQVCASGTVPDFVPAN; this is encoded by the coding sequence ATGAAAACAAAAAAAATTAAGTTTTTGTTGCTTGCAGTGGTATCAGCTTTTACTCTCATTGCATGTGGTCAATCTTCATCGGAAGTAAAATCCGCTCAAGCGGTTATCAGCCCCATGAAAGCCGGTGTCTATACTGAAACAGTAAAAGGTATTCACGAAGGTTTGGTTGTTGAAGTTACCTTGACAGAAAATGCAATTAAAGATGTAAAAATCATAAAGCACGCAGAAACTGACGGTGTTTCTGATGTTGCCCTGGAAAAGATGCCCTCAAAGATCGTAGAGGCACAGAGCGTTGCCGTAGATACCATCTCTGGTGCGACTTACACCAGTAAGGGTATTTTGTCAGCGGTATCAGCAGCAATTGAAGAAGCAGGCGGAAAGGTTGCTGAGTTCATGAATGTTGAAGCAGACACGGCTTCTGCCACTTCCGACCGACCCGTTCTTGGTTCTCCCAGCATTCCTAAAAAATGGGATATGAGCTATGATGTTGTTGTTGTTGGTGGAGGTTTTGCAGGTCTTGCGGCAACCCACAGTGCTCAAAACAGTGGTGCCGATACACTCTTGATTGAAAAGATGCCCTTTGTTGGTGGAAATTCACAGATCAATGGTGGTGTTTACGCTTCCTATACCAGCAATATTGCGGCTGATCTTCAGAAAGAACTCAACCTCGTCCCCGATACTGCAGAAAAGCATATCGAAGACGTAATGATGGGTGGAGACTACCAGAGTGATATAAAGCTTGTAAAAAACTTTGTATACGGTGGTCCCTTCTACTTCAACCTTCTTCTGGACAACGGTCTTAAGGTTCGTGAAACCCTGACCCGCCCCGGTGGTCACTACGGTTACAGAACCTATACCACCATCAACGGCGTAGGCCGTGATATAGTTAAGGTCCAGGTGAAGATGGTCAAGGAGTCCGGTGCAACCGTTATGGTTAGGACCAAGATGACTGAGATCTACCGTGACACCAAAGGTGAATGCCGGGTCGTGGGTATTCGTGTAGAAACCGAAGATGGTATTAAAAACATTGAGGCTAAAAAAGGTCTTATCATTACCACCGGAGGTTTTGCCGGGAATATTGAAATGCGTTCCAAGCATGTTCCTGCTCTTACCGATGCACTCCCCACCACTAATCACGTTGGTGCCACCGGAGAAGGTATCCAAATGGCTCAGGAAGTGGGAGCCAATACCCTGCACATGAGCTACATACAGCTCTATCCCTTTGCCAACCCCAATACCGGTGGCTTAGATGCCTATGCGGTTATCCCCTTCAGCGGTCCCAGCTCTGGTATCGTCTATGTTGACCGTTACGGAAAACGTTACGTCAACGAAGGCGAACGAAGGGATGTATGTTCCAAGGCTGCTCAGGACACTCAGGGATTCAGTACTTTCTCCATTTTTGATGAGAAGATCGTGAAGTTCGGCGGATTTATCGCCCCTTCTCAGCTGGCTAACGGCATCAAGAATGATCGTATCTACAAGGCTGATACTCTGGAAGAACTTGCTGCCATGATCAACGAAAGAACCTACCAGGGAGAAACCATCAACATGGATGGCAAGGATCTTGTTGAAACCATTCGTATCCACAACGGATATGTGAAAAACGGTTCTGATCCTGACTTCGGTAAAGTAATCGACAAGGGTGTCATGATGACCATTGATCAGGGACCCTTCTACGCCATTCCTCAGTGGCCTTCAGTCCACCACACCATGGGTGGTGTGGCCATTACTCCCAAGACAGAAGTACAGGATATCTGGGGTAATGTTATTCCCGGTCTGTACGCTGCCGGTGAAGTAGTTGGTGGAGTTCACGGTACCAACCGTCTCGGCTCTAACGCCATCCCCGATGCCGTTTCTCACGGATACATCTCCGGTCAGGTTTGTGCCTCCGGTACTGTTCCCGATTTTGTTCCTGCAAATTAA
- a CDS encoding fatty acid desaturase encodes MNYHIEHHMYAAVPFYNLKKLSRALEEDMPKRGNLLKSYQDIIRIQKRQLYEPDYYFDAPCPD; translated from the coding sequence ATGAATTATCACATTGAACATCATATGTATGCAGCGGTGCCTTTTTATAATCTGAAAAAGCTGAGCAGGGCATTGGAAGAGGACATGCCTAAAAGAGGGAATCTTCTAAAAAGCTATCAGGATATCATCCGGATTCAAAAACGTCAGCTGTATGAGCCGGACTATTATTTCGATGCGCCCTGTCCTGATTAG
- a CDS encoding YjjI family glycine radical enzyme: MESTIQDVLSIVKSPNMTVQQKLIGLGNTSERLFSPIELLGYTEEEMSYLNNQMICDLNEGYALYRPRYIVPDYGVFIEKGCEFLEIDPPKDLDECLDGLLILYTHVPSITSFPVFIGHLDRLMEPFMRDETEDYVKIKRFLNHIDKTITDSFCHADIGPYETTAGKLILKAVMELKNPTPNMTIRYDKDKTSRSFAELAAKSCLLVSKPSFSNDVSYNKDVGDHALCSCYNALPFAGGAYTLLRLRLGTIARAAASLEVLLKELLPEVAGHMLSMMDKRIKFIVEESNFFESSFLQEEGFIDKDNFTAMFAIIGLADAVNAMLIAEGLDETFGQSARGDIIGHQIMQLLEKLVNSHKGQYVERTGGHYLLHAQVGAALHEEDTMNTPAHRVKVGQEPILIDHLKHSAPFHQYFPSGTGDLFAFDQTYVDHPDAVVDIIDGAFSSGYRYITTYMKNTDLIRVTGYLVKKSEVEKLRKNQVVLRDTTVFGMGTDDNNQVFDRKLRQ, encoded by the coding sequence ATGGAATCGACAATACAGGATGTTCTGTCCATCGTAAAGAGTCCGAATATGACAGTTCAGCAGAAACTTATCGGTCTTGGCAATACAAGTGAAAGACTGTTTTCCCCAATTGAGCTACTTGGATATACAGAAGAAGAGATGAGCTATCTGAACAATCAGATGATCTGTGACCTGAATGAAGGTTATGCTCTCTACAGACCGAGATATATTGTACCGGATTATGGTGTGTTTATCGAAAAGGGCTGTGAATTTCTTGAGATTGACCCTCCAAAGGATCTGGATGAATGCCTCGATGGCTTATTGATTCTCTATACTCATGTCCCATCCATAACGTCATTTCCAGTATTCATCGGTCATCTGGATCGTCTGATGGAACCCTTCATGAGAGATGAAACTGAAGACTATGTGAAGATTAAAAGATTTCTGAATCATATAGACAAGACCATCACAGATTCATTCTGCCATGCAGATATCGGTCCCTATGAAACTACTGCAGGAAAATTAATCCTGAAGGCTGTCATGGAACTGAAGAATCCCACTCCTAATATGACCATTCGTTATGACAAAGATAAAACATCAAGAAGCTTTGCTGAACTGGCTGCAAAATCATGTCTTCTTGTATCTAAGCCCTCATTTTCCAATGATGTTTCTTATAACAAAGATGTGGGTGACCATGCGCTGTGCAGCTGCTACAATGCTCTACCTTTTGCCGGTGGCGCCTATACATTATTACGCTTACGTCTTGGCACAATAGCAAGAGCCGCAGCTTCCCTGGAAGTCTTGTTGAAAGAACTGCTTCCTGAAGTTGCTGGTCATATGCTCTCCATGATGGACAAAAGAATCAAATTCATTGTGGAAGAATCCAATTTCTTTGAATCAAGCTTCCTTCAGGAAGAAGGCTTCATCGACAAAGATAACTTTACAGCTATGTTTGCTATCATTGGCCTGGCAGATGCTGTCAATGCCATGCTCATAGCCGAAGGTCTTGATGAGACATTCGGTCAGTCAGCCCGTGGGGATATCATCGGTCATCAGATCATGCAGCTGCTTGAAAAATTAGTGAACAGCCATAAAGGTCAGTATGTTGAAAGAACAGGCGGTCATTACCTGCTTCATGCTCAAGTTGGTGCAGCTCTTCATGAAGAGGATACTATGAACACACCTGCTCACAGAGTAAAAGTCGGTCAGGAACCTATATTGATTGACCATCTTAAACATTCAGCGCCATTCCATCAGTATTTTCCTTCCGGAACGGGAGACCTTTTTGCCTTTGACCAGACTTATGTCGATCATCCTGACGCAGTTGTGGACATCATTGATGGTGCCTTTTCCAGCGGCTACAGATATATCACTACGTATATGAAAAATACTGACCTAATTCGTGTTACAGGGTACCTGGTGAAAAAGAGTGAAGTAGAAAAACTCCGTAAGAATCAAGTTGTTCTCAGAGATACAACAGTTTTCGGTATGGGGACAGATGACAATAATCAGGTCTTTGACAGAAAATTAAGGCAATAA
- a CDS encoding radical SAM protein gives MLTLPVHRIIPFSNVEGIGNRTSIFVQGCNANCLYCHNSETIPMTAEGIRNYTVQELLDLIKGNMPFIRGITVSGGEATIYHEFLTELFRDVHKLGLTCYVDTNGFFDRQKIQSLIAETDKFLYDVKGIGEGLKRLCFTDVLLNNDHRAKGFQQRFIETEEHMLNLEHLLTEGRIEELRLVHIKGLYDEKAVVRRIAESLSAYSEIPLKLIRMHVRGLPKERIQFLKGTVPKVSEFDALAKYAKSMGIAKVLTIG, from the coding sequence ATGCTGACTCTACCTGTACACCGAATCATCCCATTTTCTAATGTGGAAGGGATCGGTAACCGGACCAGTATCTTTGTTCAGGGATGTAATGCAAACTGTCTGTACTGTCATAATTCAGAGACCATACCCATGACCGCAGAAGGTATCCGTAACTATACAGTGCAGGAACTGCTTGATCTCATCAAGGGAAACATGCCTTTTATCAGGGGCATCACTGTTTCCGGTGGAGAAGCGACCATCTACCATGAATTTCTCACGGAACTGTTCCGGGATGTTCATAAGCTTGGTCTCACTTGTTATGTGGATACCAATGGTTTTTTCGACAGGCAAAAGATACAATCTCTTATAGCAGAAACGGATAAATTCCTCTATGACGTCAAAGGAATCGGTGAAGGGCTTAAGAGACTGTGTTTTACAGATGTGCTGCTTAACAACGATCATCGGGCCAAAGGCTTTCAACAGAGATTCATTGAGACAGAAGAGCATATGCTGAACCTGGAACATCTATTGACTGAAGGCAGGATTGAAGAACTAAGACTCGTTCACATCAAAGGCCTTTATGATGAAAAAGCTGTTGTCAGAAGAATTGCCGAATCCCTGTCAGCATATTCAGAAATACCTCTTAAGCTGATCAGAATGCATGTAAGAGGACTGCCGAAAGAACGGATACAATTTCTAAAAGGTACAGTACCGAAGGTCAGTGAATTTGATGCCTTAGCAAAGTATGCCAAATCTATGGGCATCGCGAAAGTGCTTACCATAGGGTAG
- a CDS encoding Crp/Fnr family transcriptional regulator encodes MKIITDKEQLKAIIISLNLENIFGTSEQNHLQIHQFDEGERFIEEGSEVKYLYLVLEGEAQVAPSSESGTQVFLEYILPMDVVGDMEYFSSSPYFHNVVALTQCKYLAIPVSLITRQLGSNIHFYRFICENMAGLMKRTSTRFSRSLLFPLKTRLAKFILDQSDKQGTKNIHIHVDQVADYFAVTSRHLRRVLSELEKEEIISRTKAHIKLLDTESLEALNEEME; translated from the coding sequence ATGAAAATCATCACAGACAAGGAACAACTCAAAGCAATCATCATCTCACTTAATCTGGAAAATATTTTTGGTACCTCTGAGCAAAATCACCTTCAGATACATCAGTTTGATGAAGGAGAACGATTCATAGAAGAAGGATCAGAAGTCAAATACCTTTATTTAGTTCTGGAGGGTGAAGCGCAGGTAGCCCCTTCTTCTGAATCAGGCACTCAGGTATTTCTGGAATATATTCTGCCCATGGATGTGGTGGGAGACATGGAGTATTTCTCATCAAGCCCCTATTTTCACAATGTTGTTGCCCTGACTCAATGCAAATATCTTGCCATTCCAGTAAGCCTGATTACCCGGCAGCTCGGTAGCAATATTCATTTCTACCGTTTTATATGTGAAAATATGGCCGGTTTAATGAAAAGAACATCTACCAGATTTTCCCGGTCTCTACTGTTTCCACTGAAAACCCGACTGGCAAAATTCATACTTGACCAATCAGATAAACAAGGGACAAAAAATATTCATATACATGTGGATCAAGTTGCCGACTACTTTGCTGTCACATCAAGGCATCTTAGACGGGTTCTTTCTGAACTGGAAAAAGAGGAAATCATTTCACGTACAAAGGCGCATATTAAACTACTTGATACAGAATCTCTTGAAGCCCTCAATGAAGAGATGGAATAA
- a CDS encoding amidohydrolase family protein, with translation MLDLLIKNGTLVTMNPKRTIQKNNIYIKDGIIVGIGCEDLPASKVIDAKNSVVLPGFVNCHTHLYQALIEGIGYDMHFEPWNWRFLFPIVSQMSPDHSYRSTRLASLEMIKTGTTTICDHWYMHTDFQNIREATKALDESGIRAKMVYGLLDKTFAGEELDEDKMTMIHSRDDLVIDFRDYYKQWHNKKNTTVAIGAGSTQDASEELLIESKKIADELNIQMCTHVAGWQDILACSYSRYGMRDVEFTHSRGITGENSVFIHTVWLTPEEISILADSKTGSVHCPVANSQLGYGIAPVAEMLQSGVKVGLGTDGAGSYTYDMFELMRMTAYLQKQKHQSADVLTAEQALEMATIKGAEVLGMDDQIGSIEVGKKADLIIVDFQQPHLLLSNRIVAKLVYSAHGSDVKTTIIDGKVVMEQGEVKTINESEELVFAQQSLDELLDNAGDETTRLLNAPWGARRPYWRS, from the coding sequence TTGCTAGATCTACTGATTAAAAACGGCACCTTGGTAACGATGAATCCCAAAAGGACCATTCAAAAAAATAACATATATATAAAAGACGGCATAATTGTAGGCATTGGTTGTGAGGATTTGCCGGCATCAAAAGTGATTGATGCAAAGAACAGCGTCGTTCTGCCGGGGTTTGTGAATTGCCATACACACCTCTATCAGGCTCTGATAGAGGGTATTGGGTATGATATGCATTTTGAACCATGGAATTGGCGGTTTCTATTTCCCATTGTATCCCAGATGTCACCTGATCATTCATACCGTAGTACACGATTGGCATCCCTGGAAATGATAAAGACCGGCACTACGACGATTTGTGATCATTGGTATATGCATACAGATTTTCAGAATATTAGAGAGGCCACAAAAGCATTGGATGAATCTGGTATACGGGCAAAAATGGTATACGGATTGTTAGATAAGACCTTCGCCGGAGAAGAGTTGGACGAAGATAAGATGACTATGATCCATTCAAGAGATGATCTGGTTATTGACTTCAGAGACTACTATAAGCAATGGCATAATAAGAAGAACACTACAGTGGCCATAGGGGCTGGATCTACCCAGGACGCTTCGGAAGAGTTGCTGATAGAGTCCAAGAAAATTGCCGACGAATTGAATATTCAAATGTGTACACATGTCGCTGGTTGGCAGGATATCCTGGCCTGCAGCTATAGCAGATATGGTATGAGAGATGTCGAGTTTACTCACTCAAGAGGAATAACAGGAGAAAATTCTGTATTCATTCATACTGTATGGCTTACACCAGAAGAGATCTCAATATTAGCCGATTCAAAGACAGGATCAGTGCACTGTCCGGTTGCGAATTCGCAGCTGGGATATGGTATCGCACCCGTTGCAGAAATGCTTCAATCTGGAGTGAAAGTCGGTCTCGGTACTGATGGAGCTGGTAGTTATACATACGACATGTTTGAGCTTATGCGAATGACTGCATATCTGCAAAAACAGAAACATCAGAGTGCTGATGTATTGACTGCGGAACAGGCTCTGGAGATGGCAACCATCAAGGGTGCAGAAGTACTTGGTATGGATGATCAAATAGGTTCAATTGAGGTTGGTAAAAAAGCCGATCTAATCATAGTTGATTTTCAGCAACCTCATTTACTCCTGAGTAACAGGATTGTAGCAAAACTTGTTTATAGCGCTCATGGCAGTGACGTCAAGACCACGATCATAGATGGAAAAGTCGTTATGGAACAGGGAGAGGTCAAGACCATAAATGAGTCAGAAGAGCTTGTCTTTGCACAGCAATCATTGGATGAACTTCTTGATAATGCGGGTGATGAGACAACTCGTCTGCTTAATGCCCCATGGGGTGCTAGACGACCCTATTGGAGATCTTAA
- a CDS encoding aldehyde ferredoxin oxidoreductase family protein yields the protein MAWCKKLLRIDMKRSSFSFESIPDEILQKYIGGKGLGTAYFVKEVPPKTDPLDPENSIYVAPGAFSGSPAPASSRFHVVTKSPLTNIYLDGSSGGHFGPELRAFGIDLLIIEGKAEKLTGLYLQNDSVTFLDVSDYTGLGIYDTEKRIREQLKDSRIRVTSIGEAGERMVKFACLGNDFSRNIGRGGVGAVFGSKNLKLIAVKGAKDIVPSQPEYFISAMKKTSQWIASNPWVPGTRANGTPGNVDAMNELGILPAWNFSGKEFKGAEKINHVAIESKLVRRLSCANCPVSCSKGYRDSTYTGGEMEGPEFETLCLLGSNIGLDDPQGIAALNYLCNQFGIDTITTGAISGLVFDAIRRGLVDKKIFGLSDSMNLTEQGMHLISIMCKREGIGDILAQGSKVVAEYLNMAGEAPEVKGLDLAGYDPRSSTGMSLAYQTSDRGACHLRSFPIGRELSGVLEPGDSTVGKAAFVSTQQNAKAAEECLGICQFPYGIGINDSCITEMLTAFVGYEYTVEALVETGERIWNLSRLFSNACGISRKDDYLPEKITNNPMQYGPSNGRRVTQEMQDQMLDEYYELRGWDNNGIPTADRLEQLLMTKEAEIIYGFSD from the coding sequence ATGGCCTGGTGTAAAAAATTATTACGAATTGATATGAAACGCAGCTCATTTTCTTTTGAGTCCATACCTGATGAGATACTTCAGAAATATATAGGTGGAAAAGGATTAGGAACAGCCTATTTTGTTAAAGAAGTCCCACCAAAGACCGATCCGCTGGACCCTGAAAACTCTATCTATGTTGCTCCCGGAGCCTTTTCTGGATCTCCGGCCCCAGCGTCATCCAGATTTCACGTTGTCACTAAATCACCTTTGACAAATATCTATCTCGATGGCAGTTCGGGTGGTCACTTCGGTCCTGAATTAAGAGCTTTCGGGATAGATCTACTCATAATAGAGGGAAAAGCAGAGAAACTTACGGGACTCTATCTGCAGAATGATTCAGTTACCTTTCTTGATGTTTCAGATTATACGGGATTGGGAATATATGACACGGAAAAGCGTATTCGGGAACAGTTGAAAGATAGTCGTATTCGCGTGACTTCAATTGGAGAGGCCGGAGAACGTATGGTCAAATTCGCCTGTCTGGGAAATGATTTTTCAAGGAATATTGGCCGAGGTGGAGTCGGGGCTGTCTTTGGATCGAAAAATTTGAAATTGATAGCTGTGAAAGGTGCAAAGGATATTGTTCCATCACAACCTGAATATTTTATCTCAGCCATGAAAAAGACATCACAATGGATCGCATCCAATCCCTGGGTTCCGGGAACAAGAGCGAATGGGACACCTGGAAATGTTGATGCCATGAATGAATTGGGTATCCTGCCTGCCTGGAATTTTTCCGGTAAAGAGTTCAAAGGAGCAGAGAAGATAAATCATGTAGCGATCGAAAGTAAACTGGTTCGACGATTGTCTTGTGCAAACTGTCCAGTTTCCTGCTCAAAAGGGTATAGGGATTCAACATATACAGGTGGAGAGATGGAAGGTCCTGAATTTGAGACTCTATGCCTTCTTGGATCAAATATCGGATTGGATGATCCTCAGGGAATCGCTGCTCTTAACTATCTGTGTAATCAGTTTGGTATAGATACAATCACGACTGGTGCAATATCAGGTTTGGTTTTTGATGCGATACGAAGAGGACTTGTAGACAAAAAAATATTCGGTCTCAGCGATAGTATGAATCTGACCGAACAAGGAATGCATCTGATTTCAATCATGTGTAAACGGGAAGGAATTGGGGATATTCTTGCTCAGGGATCTAAGGTTGTGGCAGAGTATCTGAACATGGCCGGAGAAGCTCCTGAAGTGAAGGGTTTGGATCTGGCAGGATATGACCCGCGTTCGTCAACCGGGATGAGTCTTGCATATCAGACTTCTGATAGAGGAGCATGTCACCTCCGTAGTTTTCCTATAGGAAGAGAGTTGTCGGGGGTACTGGAACCAGGTGACAGTACAGTCGGAAAAGCTGCATTTGTCTCGACACAGCAGAATGCCAAAGCTGCCGAAGAGTGTTTAGGTATATGTCAATTCCCATATGGTATAGGTATTAACGATAGTTGTATTACAGAAATGCTCACTGCTTTTGTTGGGTATGAATATACTGTCGAGGCTCTGGTCGAGACAGGAGAACGAATCTGGAATCTATCGAGGCTCTTCAGTAACGCTTGTGGAATCTCACGAAAAGATGACTATCTCCCTGAAAAAATCACCAATAATCCAATGCAGTATGGTCCATCAAATGGACGACGGGTCACGCAGGAAATGCAGGATCAAATGCTGGACGAATATTACGAACTGCGAGGGTGGGACAATAATGGTATTCCAACGGCAGATCGGCTGGAACAGTTACTGATGACCAAAGAGGCTGAGATCATTTATGGCTTCAGTGATTGA
- a CDS encoding 4Fe-4S dicluster domain-containing protein, whose product MREYLFVDKSKCTGCRQCEFVCSFAHIKAYNPGRTRIRVVRNDCLDFKTLVCNQCPDPVCIKVCPQNAISCVDGLVQVDEDLCNGCGECVESCNRIFMDELAGKAINCDLCGECVKECPETALKIKTAGVK is encoded by the coding sequence ATGAGAGAGTATTTGTTTGTAGATAAGAGTAAGTGTACAGGATGTCGACAATGCGAGTTTGTCTGCTCTTTTGCTCATATCAAGGCCTATAACCCCGGCCGAACACGTATCCGGGTAGTGCGTAATGATTGTCTGGATTTTAAGACTCTGGTTTGTAATCAGTGCCCGGATCCTGTTTGTATAAAAGTGTGCCCTCAAAATGCGATAAGCTGCGTTGATGGGTTGGTTCAAGTGGATGAAGATCTGTGTAATGGATGTGGAGAATGCGTTGAATCCTGCAATCGAATATTTATGGACGAGCTTGCTGGTAAAGCGATTAACTGCGATTTGTGCGGAGAATGTGTGAAGGAGTGTCCGGAAACGGCTCTGAAAATAAAGACTGCAGGAGTGAAATGA